A window of Pedococcus badiiscoriae genomic DNA:
GGGCTGCACTCATCGAAGAAATCAACACCCGCACGATCAAGGGCGAGGAGAAGATCTACCTCAAGCTCAAGGTGGCCCAGGGCGACCTGACGATCGAAGTGCCCGCAGACAACTGCGAGGACATCGGCGTCCGGGACGTCGTCGGACAGGAGGGCCTGGACAAGGTCTTCGCCGTCCTTCGCGCCCCCCACACGGAGGAGCCGACCAACTGGTCGCGCCGCTACAAGGCCAACCTCGAGAAGCTCGCCTCCGGCGATGTCATCAAGGTGGCCGAGGTCGTCCGCGACCTGTGGCGTCGTGACAAGGACCGTGGCCTGTCCGCCGGCGAGAAGCGCATGCTCGCCAAGGCTCGTCAGATCCTCGTCTCCGAGCTCGCGCTCGCCGAGAAGACGAACGAGGACAAGGCCGAGGCGATCCTCGACGAGGTGCTCGCCTCCTGAGCGTTGCCGTCGTCCTCGTTGCTGGAGGACAGGGCACTCGGCTCGGCGCTGCCCAGCCCAAGGCCTTCGTGGTCCTGGCGGGTATGCCGTTGCTCGAGCACGCCGTCCAGCGCGCCCTCACGGCACCCGAGGTCTCCCACGTCGTCGTGGTCGCGCCCGCTTCCCACCTGAGGGAGGCGGGCGCGATCGCGTCCCGGAGCAGTCGCCCGGGTGACGTCGACGTGGTCGCCGGTGGCGTCGAGCGCACCGACTCCGTGGCGGCCGGCCTTGCCGCGCTGCGTCCCGAGGACGGCATCGTCCTGGTGCACGACGCAGCGCGCGCCCTCGCGCCGCCCACCCTGTTCTCCCGGCTGGTGCACGAGGTGCGGTCTGGTCACCCCGCCGTCGTCCCCGGCATCCCGGTCACGGACACCGTCAAGGTCGTCGACGGGGCCGGCCGGGTCACCGCGACGCCGGACCGGGCGATGCTGCGAGCGATCCAGACGCCTCAGGCTTTCCTGCGCGAGGTCCTGCAGCACGCCCACGCCTCGGGTGCGCGGGCCACCGACGACGCAGCCCTGGTCGAACGGATGGGCGGCCACGTGCGCGTGGTGGACGGGGACCGCCTCGCGTTCAAGATCACCACACCGGACGACCTGGCCCTGGCGGAGCGGCACCTCAGCGACTGAGGGCGGCCTGCACCTGCTCCCACGAGGTGACCGGGCCTGCGGGAGCGGGCGCGTGGACGGTGCTGATCCAGCCGTCGACGAGCCGACCGCGCTCCACCAGCAGGTCGGGCACGAACGTCGGCACCGGGAACCCGGCGCGCCACACAGCCTTCGCGCTGCCCCAGTTCCCGGCGTGAGCCTCCCAACTGACGGTCTGCCAACCGAGGCTGTCGAAGGCGTGGGCGACCACGAGCCGGACAGCCTCGGACATGACCCCGCGGCCGCGGAAGTCCGGGTGGGTCGCGAAGCCCAGGGACCCGGCGCCCGCGTCGACCGGCATCACGCGCAGGTCGATCGTGCCGGCATACCTGCCCTGCACCTCGATCGCCCAGGAGATCTGCGCCGCCGAGGGTGCCGTGAACACGGTGACGTAGTCGACCGCCATGTCCCGCGTGTAGGCCAACGGGACCGTCGTGAAGCGCTGCGCAAGTGGGTCCACGGCTCGCTCCAGGACGCCGTCGGCGTCGGCGACTGTGTGTGGACGCAGCGTGACCAGGTCGCCCACGATGACGGGGATGTCCAGGAGAGCCTCGCTGTCGGTCATGCGAGGGAACCCTAGTGCGGCCGCGGCACGACCCTCACCCCGTTTTGTGAGGGGCGCCGGATGGTTGGATGGGGCCATGGTCCTTCCCGGTATGCCGCGCACCGGCATCGGTGTCGACGTCCACGCCTTCGCGCCGCAGGGTTCGGACCGCGAGCTGTGGCTCGGCGGCCTGCTGTGGCCCGGGGAGACGGGCCTTGCGGGACACTCCGACGCGGACGTTGCCTGTCACGCGGCCTGCGACGCTCTGTTCTCCGCCGCCGGCCTCGGCGACCTCGGCGTGCACTTCGGCACGGACAATCCCGAGCTCGCGGGGGCGTCCGGGCTGACCCTGCTCGGCGAGGCGGCCAGGCTCGTCCGCGGGGCCGGTTTCGAGATCGGCAACGTCGCCGTCCAGGTCATTGGGAACCGGCCCAGGATCGGCAGTCGCCGTCCCGAGGCGCAGGACGCCATGACGACCTGCACGGGGGCTCCGGTGTCGTTGAGCGGGACGACGACGGACGGGCTGGGGCTCACCGGTCGCGGTGAGGGAGTCGCCGCGATCGCGATCGCACTCGTCCTCCCCGTGAACTGAGGGAGCAGGCGCGCCGCACGCCACCTCCCGGAGGGGCTCGACCGCCGTCGCCGACGAGGGCCCGGGGGCCTCGCCGTTTCGGCCGGGGGGTGGTCCCGCAGGTAGCCTTGCGCCGTGAGTCTTCGCCTGTACGACACCGCCGCGCGCGAGCTGCGCGACTTCACCCCACTGGTCCCCGGTCGGGTGGGCATCTACATCTGCGGGCTCACGACCCAGGCTGCGCCCCACATCGGACACGTGCGGTTCACCGTCGCGTTCGACGTGCTGCGCCGGTGGCTCGAGGGTCGCCACGGCTACGACGTCACCCTCATCCGCAACGTCACGGACATCGACGACAAGATCCTCGCCAAGTCCGCCGAGGCCGGCGAGCCGTGGTTCGCGCTGTCCTACCGCAACGAGGTCGCGACGTCGGCGGCGCTCTCCTCCCTCGGGGTGCTGCCGCCGACCTACGAGCCGCGGGCCACCGGACACATCCCCGAGATGGTCGCCCTCATGGAGACGCTGGTCGACAAGGGCCACGCCTACCCCGCGCCGGACGAGAGCGGCGACGTCTACTTCGACGTCAAGAGCTTTCCCGAGTACGGCTCCCTGACCCACCAGCGGATCGACGACATGGAGGCCGCCGAGGACGCGGACCCGCGGGGCAAGCGTGACCCCCGTGACTTCGCGCTCTGGAAGGGCCGCAAGGAGTCCGAGCCCGCGACGGCCTCCTGGGCGACGCCGTTCGGCACCGGTCGCCCGGGCTGGCACCTCGAGTGCTCCGCCATGGCGCGCAAGTACCTCGGCGACGCCTTCGACATCCACGGAGGCGGCGTCGACCTGCGCTTCCCCCACCACGAGAACGAGCAGGCCCAGTCGCACGCCGCGGGCCTGCCGTTCGCGACGTACTGGCTGCACAACGCCTGGGTCACCGTGGGCGGCGAGAAGATGAGCAAGTCCCTCGGCAACAGCCTCATCGTCTCCGAGGTCATCAAGGTCGCCCGCCCGCTGGCGCTGCGCTACTACCTCACCGCGGCCCACTACCGCTCCACGATCGAGTACCACGAGGGCTCGCTGCGTGAGGCCGAGGCAGCCGTCGAGCGGATCGAGGGCTTCCTGGTCCGTGCCCTGCGGGCGTTGCCCGAAGGCACCTCCACGACACCGGACCACGCTTGCGTGCCGGACCTGTATGCCGCGGCGATGGACGACGACCTCAACGTGTCGGGCGCGCTCGCGGTGGTCCACGACACCGTCCGGGCGGGCAACACCGCCCTCGACGACCGTGACGACCAGGCGCTGGCAACCGCGTTCGCCGCCGTCGTCGCCATGACCGACCTGCTCGGCATCAACCCCCTCGACCCGCACTGGGGCGGTGGCACCGACAACGGCGCCGGGGATGCGCAGGACGCGTTGGATGCCCTCGTGCAGGTCCAGCTCGAGGCCCGAGCCGCGGCCCGTGCAGCGCGCGACTTCGCCACCGCGGACGCGATCCGCGACCAGCTGGGGGCGGCCGGCATCGTCATCGAAGACACGGCGTCGGGAGCGAACTGGTCGCTCGCCCGCCGCGAGAGCTGAGAGGAACACCCATGGCTGGCAACTCCCAGCGACGCGGCGCCGTTCGCAAGGGCGCGTCGAAGAAGGGCCCGCAGGTCGGCTCGGGCGGACAGCGCCGACGCGGCCTCGAGGGCAAGGGGCCCACGCCGAAGGCCGAGGAGCGACCCAAGCACAAGGCCAACCGGATGGCTGCTGCCGCCGAGAAGCGTGCCGGGGGGAGCGGATCCCGGCCGGGAGCCCGGCCCAGTGCGAGCCGGGGTGGCTCGCGCCGCGGCAAGGCATCCAGCGAGATCGTCGCCGGTCGCAACTCGGTCGTCGAGGCGCTGCGGGCGGACGTCCCCGTCACGACCATGTACGTGGCGGGCAGGATCGACTCCGACGACCGCGTGCGTGAGGCGCTCAAGACCGCGACCGCCAAGGGCATCGCGGTCCTGGAGACCCCACGCGGCGAGCTGGACCGACTCACCGACGGTGCGGTCCACCAGGGCCTGGCCCTTCAGGTCCCGCCCTACGAGTACGCCCACCCGAGTGACTTCATCGACCCGCAGACGCCCGGCATACCGCTGGTGGTCGCCCTCGACGGGATCACGGACCCCCGCAACCTCGGTGCCATCATCCGGTCGGTGGCAGCGTTCGGCGGCCACGGTGTGGTCGTCCCCGAGCGCCGCTCGGTCGGCATGACCGCGAGCGCCTGGAAGACCTCGGCGGGTGCCGCAGCCCGAGTGCCCGTGGCGCTGGCCTCGAACCTGACTCGTGCGCTCGAGGAGTACCGCAAGGCCGGCTTCTTCATCCTCGGGCTCGACATGGAGGGCGACGTCCAGCTGCCCGACCTCGAGCTGGCCACCGAGCCGATCGTCATCGTGACCGGGTCCGAGGGCAAGGGGCTGTCCCGCCTGGTCCGGGAGAACTGCGACCAGATCGTGTCGATCCCCATGTCGAGCGCGGTCGAGTCGCTGAACGCAGGCATCGCCACGGGAGTCGCGCTGTACGAAGTGGCGAGACGTCGGGCGATCTGACCCCACGCAACGGGACGTATCCGCTAGCGTTTCGCCCGTCGCGCCCATGGGGGGGTGACACTCGCATACCCGAAGGGATCACACCGCATGTCTGACTACGGCACTCCGCCTCCTCCGCCCGCGCCCGGATACAACCAGCCGACGGCCGGGGGCACGCCGCCGCCGAACTACCTCGTGTGGGCCATCCTGTCGACGATCTTCTGCTGCCTTCCGTTCGGCATCGCCTCGATCGTCTTCGCGGCCCAGGTCAACGGCAAGTACGCCTCCGGTGACGTTGGCGGCGCCCAGGCCTCGTCCGAGAAGGCAAAGCGTTTCGCGATCATCGCGGCCATCGTCGGCATCGTGGTCAACGGCATCTACTTCGCGGTCGTCCTGCCGAACATGAACAAGTAGGTCTCGCTCACCCGAGGCACCTCATGACCGCGACAACGCAGCGCCCCGCGCCACCCGTCCACCCACGGGGGTTCGGGGCGCTGCGCGCGCCCGGCCTGGTCCTGGCGGCGGCCGTGGCGGCGACCACCCTGGTCGCCACAGTCGACCCCAACCAGCCGGGCCACTACCCGACGTGTCCGTTCCTGGCCGTGACCGGCTACTACTGCCCGGGGTGTGGTTCCTTGCGCGCCCTGCATGACCTCGCGCACGGCGACTTCGCAGGCGCGGTGGCCCGCAACCCGCTGATGGTGCTCGCTGCCGGCGGCCTCGTCGTCGCCTTCGTCCTCTGGACGCGGCGGCTCTGGCGTGGTCTGCCCCGGACCTGGGTGGCGCCGCCCGTGCTCCTCTACGGGCTGCTCACGCTGGTGCTCGCGTTCTGGGTGCTGCGCAACGTGCCGGGCTGGACCTGGCTGTCCCCTGCCTGAGCGGAGCCTGTCCGCCCCGTCAGCCCCGTCGGCGGGTCAGCCCTTGGGCGTCTCGACCACGACCGTGCTGAGGATCTTGTCGGCGAACGTCTGCCGCTTGTCGTCCCACAGCGGCCAGAGGTAGCCCAGGTAGAAGAACCCGTCGAGGGTGTGCGCCAGGTCGCGCACGAAGGCCATCCCAGCGCCGATCGGCCGCCCCGTGTTCTCGTCGAGCAGCATGATGCCCATCGCCTTCTTGCCGATGCTCTGGCCGGTGCGCCCCTGCTTGAAGGCACGGTTCCAGATCGCGATGCCGAGCATCAGCAGCAGTCCGAGCACGCACAACAGCCCACCCGCGGCCATGAGGGCGGGGTCGCCGCCCGTCTCCACCGGGGCAGCGCCCGGGTAGGTGCTGTCGTAGCTGGGGGTCTTCGTAGCCGCCGCGACGAACAGGGTGATCCCGATGACGTAGGGGATCATCCCGATCAGCTGCAACAGACCGTCGATGAGGTATGCCGCGACCCGGGTGCCCCAGCCGGCGAGCGGTCCCCACGGGCCTCCGACCCCGTATGCCGTGGGAACGGCGTACCCGATGGGTGCGCCGTAGGCGGGTGCCGCGAACGGCTGCGGTGCGCTCGGCTGCGGTGGGTTCGGCTGTGGTGCGGTGGGCTGGTTCGGCTGCTCGGCCATGGTTTCCCCTGCAGGTCGGCGCTCGTGTTGTGGATCGAGCGGGCGACGGTCACCCTAGCCTGCACGCGGGCGATGCGGTCGTGATCACGCCTGGTGTCGAGGAGCCGGCCGCGGGTCGTCGTCAGCGGTGTCCTCGAACATCGCGAGGACGGGCATCTCGACGGTGTCGACGCCCACCACCGTCGCCTCGTCGGGTTTGCTCGGCAGGACGGTCGACACGTAGTCGCGGATGGCGTCCTCGATGGGGATGTCGCGACCAGCGCGCTCGGAGAGATACCACCGGTGCTCGAGGACCTCGTGGAACAGCTCGGCCGGTTCGAGCTTGCCGGCGAGGTCCCGCGGGACGGTGCGCGTGATGGGTTCGTAGATCTTGGACAGCCAGTCGTGCGCGACGATCTCCTCGTCGTCGTTCTGCCGGTCGGTGTCCGCGCGGTAGGAGTCCAGGTCGTTGAGCAGGCGGCGCGCCTGGTTCTCCTCGACGTCGAGGCCGGTGAGCCGCAGCAGGCGGCGCGAATGGTGCCCGGCATCGACCACCTTGGGCTGGATCTGGATCGTCGTCCCGCCGATGTCGGTCGAGATGGCGAGCTCGTCGACGTCGAAGCCGAGCTCGTTCAGGCGACGGATCCTCTCGTCGACGCGCCACCGGTCGCCGCTCTCGAACCGCTCGAGACCGGTGAGCTCCGTCCACAGGTCGGTGTAGCGCGTGACGATGCGGTTGGACGTGTCGACCGGGTCGACCCCGGCCTCGAGGAAGCCGCCGGCCTCCAGGTCCATCAGCTCGCCGGCGATGTTGACCCGGGCGATGTCGAGGTCGTGCTCTCGCTGCCCCGCGGTCAGCGACTGGTGCAGCTCACCGGTCTCGGCATCGACGAGGTATGCCGCGAACGCTCCGGCATCGCGCCGGAACAGCGTGTTGGACAGCGACACGTCGCCCCACCAGAAGCCGACGAGGTGGAGCCGGACCAGCAGGACCGCCAGCGCGTCGATCAGCCGGGTCGAGGTGTCCGGTCGCAGGGACTGGCTGAACAGGGCGCGGTAGGGCAGTGAGAACTGGAGGTGCCGGGTGATCAGGCAGGCGTCCAGGGGTGACCCGTCGGGGGTCTCCCGTCCGCTGACCACGCCGAACGGGACCACGCAGGGGAGGTCGAGACGGTTCAGCATCCGCAGCATCTGGTACTCGCGGGCCGCGATGTCCGCCTTGATCTCCTTGACCGCCAGGACCCGCCCCGACAGCTTGACGAACCGGACGACGTGCCGCGAGATCCCCCGGGGCAGCGCCGCGAGGTGCTTCTCCGGCCAGCTCTCCAGGGGAAGCTCCCATGGGAGGTCGAGCAGGGCCGGGTCAGGCCGGGCCGCCGTGATCTGGAGTGCCACGTCCTCACCCTCGCTCTGGTGTCGTGGGGCGGATACCGGTGTGGCCGGTTCCCGCGAACGGGAACCGGCCACACGGCATACCGTGCTTGCTCTCGCCTCGGTTCAGCGGAGACCGTCAGTTCTCGAGGCGCTGACCCGTCTCGGAGTCGAACAGGTGCAGGTGGCCCTGCTTCGGGGCGAGGTAGACGGTCTCGCCCTTCTTCGGGGGACGCCGGCCGTCGACGCGGGCGATGAACGGACGCTCGGGAGCGTCGGCGTCGTCATCGGCGTCGACGTGCTGGTGCACCTTGGCGGAGCCGTAGATGTAGGCGTCGGCGCCGAGCTCCTCGACCACGTCGACGGTGACGGGGATGCCGCCGCCACCCTCGCTGGTGAGCTCGAGGTCCTCGGGTCGCACACCCATGGTGATCGACTTGCCGTGAGCGGACGCGAGGACCTCGCGGTCGACCGGCATGACGCTGCCACTGACCTTGACCCCGCCGTCAGCGACGTCGACGTCGAGCAGGTTCATGGCCGGGGAGCCGATGAAGCCGGCCACGAACACGTTGTTCGGGTGGTCGTACATGCGGCGCGGAGTGTCGCACTGCATGAGCAGGCCGTCCTTGAGCACCGCGACCCGGTCGCCCATCGTCATGGCCTCGACCTGGTCGTGCGTGACGTAGACCGTGGTGACGCCGAGCCGGCGCTGCAGCGACGCGATCTGGGTGCGCGTCTGGACGCGGAGCTTGGCGTCGAGGTTCGACAGCGGCTCGTCCATGAGGAACACCTGGGGGGAGCGCACGATCGCACGTCCCATGGCGACACGTTGGCGCTGACCACCGGACAGGGCCTTGGGCTTACGCTCGAGGTAAGCCTCGAGGTCGAGGATCTTGGCAGCCTCTTCGACGCGCTTGCGGATCTCGCCCTTGTCGACGCCGGCGATCTTGAGCGCGAAGCCCATGTTGTCGGCCACCGTCATGTGGGGGTAGAGCGCGTAGTTCTGGAAGACCATCGCGACGTCGCGGTCCTTGGGGGACAGGTTGGTGACGTCTCGGTCACCGATCCAGATCTTGCCGGCGTTGACCTCTTCGAGGCCCGCGAGCATGCGCAGGGAGGTGGACTTGCCACATCCGGAGGGACCGACCAGGACGAGGAACTCGCCGTCCTCGATGTCGATGTTGAGCTTGTCAACCGAGGGCTTGTCATTGCCCGGGTAGAGCCGGGTCGCCTCGTCGAACTTGACTGTTGCCATGGCTACGTTGCCTCTCCTTCACCGGCAGGAACGTGCCGGACGATCCGTTGTAAAGGGTGGTGCTGCCGCTGACGTCGGTGTCTGCGGTGGCCTCAGTGTGGCCCAGCCAGGGGCGTTGCGCCAGTGCTGGTCCGGCCTGCGGGCGCCCAGGTGGAAACGTTTTCGCAACCCGGTCATCACGCGGCCCGGGCGGCCAACGTGAAATTTCTTGCACCGTGTCTGTCCGTCAGGCCTGCAAGTTCTTGCTACCGTCGCGCCCATGAAGGCGAGACTGGCTGACATCGCGGCACACGCGGACGTCAGCGAGGCGACCGTCAGCAGGGTGCTCAACGGCAAGCCCGGGGTCGCCGAGTCCACCCGCGAGGCGGTGCTGACCTCGCTGGACATCCTCGGCTACGACCGCCCGTCACGGCTGCGGCGCAGGACCGCCGACCTCGTCGGGCTGATCGTCCCGGAGCTGACCAACCCGATCTTCCCTGCATTCGCGCAGATCATCGAGACGGCTCTGGCCAGGCACCAGTTCACCCCGGTGCTGTGCACGCAGACGCCCGGCGGGGTGCACGAGGACGAGTACGTGCAGATGCTGCTGGACCGCGGCGTCGCCGGGATCATCTACGTCTCGGGCCAGCACGCCGACGTCACCACGGACCCGGAGCGGTACACGAGCCTGCGCGAGCGGGAGCTGCCGATCGTTCTGGTCAACGGCTACTGCGAGGGGATCGACGCGCCCTTCATCTCCAACGACGACGTCGCCTCCATGGAGCTCGCGCTGACCCACCTCGTCCAGCTCGGCCACACGCAGATCGGTCTGGCGGTCGGGCCGGAGCGGTTCGTGCCGGTCATCCGGAAGATCGACGGGTTCCGCGCCTCGATGCGCAGCCTGCTGGGCCGCGACGACGTGGACGAGCTCATCGAGCGGACGATGTTCTCGGTGGAGGGGGGCGACACCGCCGGGGCTCGGCTGATCGAGAAGGGCTGCACGGCCGTCGTCTGCGGCTCCGACCTCATGGCGCTCGGCGCGATCCGGGCCGCTCGGCGCGCGGGGAAGCAGGTGCCGCGGGACTTCTCGGTGGTGGGCTACGACGACTCGCCGCTGATCGCGTTCACCGACCCACCGCTGACCACCGTCCGGCAGAGCGTGCAGGCGATGGCCGAGGCCGCGGTGCGGGCACTGCTCGACGAGATCGCCGGGGAGCCCGCGCCTCGGGCCGAGTACATCTTCCGGCCCGAGCTCGTGGTGCGCTCCTCGACCGGTGCTGCTCCACCACGCTGAGCCCTCCGGCAGGTTCCCCCGGTCCCGGTCACGCCGGCCGGATGCATGCCCGAGGGCAGGGCTACGTCCCCGCCCGGGTGGACGGGGTGTGGAGCGAGGTCATCGTCGCGGCGGCCCGGGGTCCGGGGAGCCAGGGTCGACCACAGCTGCGTCGCCCAAGGGTGGGTCTACCGAGGCTGGGTCTGTCGGGGCTGGGTCTGTCGAGGCTTGTCCGGCCGACAGGAGAGCCGTCGCGGAACGGTGTCGCGCGACGTGCGTGTCGTAGGAGCCGCGGGTCAAGTCCCAACGGACATGGATGCCGCCCGGGCCGTCAACCACGGCGCCGGCATAGCGTTCGCGGTGGACGACGGTATGGTGAGCACGGCAGAGCAGGGCTGCGTTGCCGACATCGGAGGGTCCTTCGTCGATCCAGTGGATCAGGTGGTGTGCGTCCGTCCATGCGGCCGGTTTCGAGCAGCCCGGGAACGTGCAGTGTCCGTCTCTGAGCCACAGGTGCCGGATCTGTGCTCGGTCGAACAATCTCCTGGCCATGCCCTGGTCGAGGATCTCGCCGCGGCTGCCCAGGATGACGGGGATGACCTGGGCGTCGCACGCCAGCCGGCGCACTGTGTCGGTGGTCAGGATCTCACCGGCCATCGTGAGCCCCGCACCGCGGGAGTGGCCCTGCAGCACGTCGAGATTGATGGTCACCGCAAGGCTGGTCTTGGCTTGGCGGGGCGCCCCGTCCGGGGCCCCCACGGCCCGGGTGACCAGGTCCAGCAACGCGTCTGCCCTCCGGGCTGCGGGGGTGCGT
This region includes:
- a CDS encoding CarD family transcriptional regulator; amino-acid sequence: MVFKVGETVVYPHHGAALIEEINTRTIKGEEKIYLKLKVAQGDLTIEVPADNCEDIGVRDVVGQEGLDKVFAVLRAPHTEEPTNWSRRYKANLEKLASGDVIKVAEVVRDLWRRDKDRGLSAGEKRMLAKARQILVSELALAEKTNEDKAEAILDEVLAS
- the cysS gene encoding cysteine--tRNA ligase; translated protein: MSLRLYDTAARELRDFTPLVPGRVGIYICGLTTQAAPHIGHVRFTVAFDVLRRWLEGRHGYDVTLIRNVTDIDDKILAKSAEAGEPWFALSYRNEVATSAALSSLGVLPPTYEPRATGHIPEMVALMETLVDKGHAYPAPDESGDVYFDVKSFPEYGSLTHQRIDDMEAAEDADPRGKRDPRDFALWKGRKESEPATASWATPFGTGRPGWHLECSAMARKYLGDAFDIHGGGVDLRFPHHENEQAQSHAAGLPFATYWLHNAWVTVGGEKMSKSLGNSLIVSEVIKVARPLALRYYLTAAHYRSTIEYHEGSLREAEAAVERIEGFLVRALRALPEGTSTTPDHACVPDLYAAAMDDDLNVSGALAVVHDTVRAGNTALDDRDDQALATAFAAVVAMTDLLGINPLDPHWGGGTDNGAGDAQDALDALVQVQLEARAAARAARDFATADAIRDQLGAAGIVIEDTASGANWSLARRES
- a CDS encoding DUF2752 domain-containing protein, whose amino-acid sequence is MTATTQRPAPPVHPRGFGALRAPGLVLAAAVAATTLVATVDPNQPGHYPTCPFLAVTGYYCPGCGSLRALHDLAHGDFAGAVARNPLMVLAAGGLVVAFVLWTRRLWRGLPRTWVAPPVLLYGLLTLVLAFWVLRNVPGWTWLSPA
- a CDS encoding CD225/dispanin family protein — translated: MSDYGTPPPPPAPGYNQPTAGGTPPPNYLVWAILSTIFCCLPFGIASIVFAAQVNGKYASGDVGGAQASSEKAKRFAIIAAIVGIVVNGIYFAVVLPNMNK
- a CDS encoding LacI family DNA-binding transcriptional regulator, whose protein sequence is MKARLADIAAHADVSEATVSRVLNGKPGVAESTREAVLTSLDILGYDRPSRLRRRTADLVGLIVPELTNPIFPAFAQIIETALARHQFTPVLCTQTPGGVHEDEYVQMLLDRGVAGIIYVSGQHADVTTDPERYTSLRERELPIVLVNGYCEGIDAPFISNDDVASMELALTHLVQLGHTQIGLAVGPERFVPVIRKIDGFRASMRSLLGRDDVDELIERTMFSVEGGDTAGARLIEKGCTAVVCGSDLMALGAIRAARRAGKQVPRDFSVVGYDDSPLIAFTDPPLTTVRQSVQAMAEAAVRALLDEIAGEPAPRAEYIFRPELVVRSSTGAAPPR
- a CDS encoding GNAT family N-acetyltransferase: MTDSEALLDIPVIVGDLVTLRPHTVADADGVLERAVDPLAQRFTTVPLAYTRDMAVDYVTVFTAPSAAQISWAIEVQGRYAGTIDLRVMPVDAGAGSLGFATHPDFRGRGVMSEAVRLVVAHAFDSLGWQTVSWEAHAGNWGSAKAVWRAGFPVPTFVPDLLVERGRLVDGWISTVHAPAPAGPVTSWEQVQAALSR
- a CDS encoding RDD family protein, with the protein product MAEQPNQPTAPQPNPPQPSAPQPFAAPAYGAPIGYAVPTAYGVGGPWGPLAGWGTRVAAYLIDGLLQLIGMIPYVIGITLFVAAATKTPSYDSTYPGAAPVETGGDPALMAAGGLLCVLGLLLMLGIAIWNRAFKQGRTGQSIGKKAMGIMLLDENTGRPIGAGMAFVRDLAHTLDGFFYLGYLWPLWDDKRQTFADKILSTVVVETPKG
- the ispD gene encoding 2-C-methyl-D-erythritol 4-phosphate cytidylyltransferase, which codes for MSVAVVLVAGGQGTRLGAAQPKAFVVLAGMPLLEHAVQRALTAPEVSHVVVVAPASHLREAGAIASRSSRPGDVDVVAGGVERTDSVAAGLAALRPEDGIVLVHDAARALAPPTLFSRLVHEVRSGHPAVVPGIPVTDTVKVVDGAGRVTATPDRAMLRAIQTPQAFLREVLQHAHASGARATDDAALVERMGGHVRVVDGDRLAFKITTPDDLALAERHLSD
- a CDS encoding ABC transporter ATP-binding protein, with product MATVKFDEATRLYPGNDKPSVDKLNIDIEDGEFLVLVGPSGCGKSTSLRMLAGLEEVNAGKIWIGDRDVTNLSPKDRDVAMVFQNYALYPHMTVADNMGFALKIAGVDKGEIRKRVEEAAKILDLEAYLERKPKALSGGQRQRVAMGRAIVRSPQVFLMDEPLSNLDAKLRVQTRTQIASLQRRLGVTTVYVTHDQVEAMTMGDRVAVLKDGLLMQCDTPRRMYDHPNNVFVAGFIGSPAMNLLDVDVADGGVKVSGSVMPVDREVLASAHGKSITMGVRPEDLELTSEGGGGIPVTVDVVEELGADAYIYGSAKVHQHVDADDDADAPERPFIARVDGRRPPKKGETVYLAPKQGHLHLFDSETGQRLEN
- the ispF gene encoding 2-C-methyl-D-erythritol 2,4-cyclodiphosphate synthase — its product is MVLPGMPRTGIGVDVHAFAPQGSDRELWLGGLLWPGETGLAGHSDADVACHAACDALFSAAGLGDLGVHFGTDNPELAGASGLTLLGEAARLVRGAGFEIGNVAVQVIGNRPRIGSRRPEAQDAMTTCTGAPVSLSGTTTDGLGLTGRGEGVAAIAIALVLPVN
- the rlmB gene encoding 23S rRNA (guanosine(2251)-2'-O)-methyltransferase RlmB; amino-acid sequence: MAGNSQRRGAVRKGASKKGPQVGSGGQRRRGLEGKGPTPKAEERPKHKANRMAAAAEKRAGGSGSRPGARPSASRGGSRRGKASSEIVAGRNSVVEALRADVPVTTMYVAGRIDSDDRVREALKTATAKGIAVLETPRGELDRLTDGAVHQGLALQVPPYEYAHPSDFIDPQTPGIPLVVALDGITDPRNLGAIIRSVAAFGGHGVVVPERRSVGMTASAWKTSAGAAARVPVALASNLTRALEEYRKAGFFILGLDMEGDVQLPDLELATEPIVIVTGSEGKGLSRLVRENCDQIVSIPMSSAVESLNAGIATGVALYEVARRRAI
- a CDS encoding DUF4032 domain-containing protein, which gives rise to MALQITAARPDPALLDLPWELPLESWPEKHLAALPRGISRHVVRFVKLSGRVLAVKEIKADIAAREYQMLRMLNRLDLPCVVPFGVVSGRETPDGSPLDACLITRHLQFSLPYRALFSQSLRPDTSTRLIDALAVLLVRLHLVGFWWGDVSLSNTLFRRDAGAFAAYLVDAETGELHQSLTAGQREHDLDIARVNIAGELMDLEAGGFLEAGVDPVDTSNRIVTRYTDLWTELTGLERFESGDRWRVDERIRRLNELGFDVDELAISTDIGGTTIQIQPKVVDAGHHSRRLLRLTGLDVEENQARRLLNDLDSYRADTDRQNDDEEIVAHDWLSKIYEPITRTVPRDLAGKLEPAELFHEVLEHRWYLSERAGRDIPIEDAIRDYVSTVLPSKPDEATVVGVDTVEMPVLAMFEDTADDDPRPAPRHQA